A window of the Actinobacillus genomosp. 1 genome harbors these coding sequences:
- a CDS encoding L-threonylcarbamoyladenylate synthase, translating to MSQFFYIHPDNPQARLINQAVEIIKNGGVIIYPTDSGYALGCAIGEKHAMDRIVAIRKLPENHNFTLVCSDLSELSTYALVTNQSYRLIKNNTPNPYTFILPATKDVPRRLMTKRKTIGIRVPDNAIALALIAALGEPILSCSLMLPDTEITESDPDEIREHLEHRVDLIIHGGYLGQEPTTVIDLTEDAPKIIREGSGDITPFN from the coding sequence ATGAGCCAATTTTTTTATATTCATCCTGATAATCCTCAGGCACGTTTGATTAATCAAGCGGTAGAAATTATTAAAAATGGTGGCGTTATTATTTATCCGACAGATTCAGGTTATGCTTTAGGCTGTGCAATCGGTGAAAAACACGCAATGGATCGTATTGTTGCGATTCGGAAATTGCCTGAAAATCACAATTTTACCTTGGTATGTAGTGATTTATCAGAGCTTTCCACTTATGCATTAGTCACTAATCAATCTTATCGCTTAATCAAAAATAACACGCCAAATCCTTACACCTTTATTTTACCGGCAACCAAAGATGTGCCGCGTAGATTAATGACCAAGCGTAAGACAATAGGGATTCGAGTGCCGGATAATGCTATTGCGTTGGCACTGATTGCAGCGTTAGGTGAGCCGATTTTATCGTGTTCGCTAATGTTACCTGATACGGAAATTACCGAATCGGATCCGGATGAAATTCGAGAACATTTGGAGCATCGTGTGGATTTAATTATCCACGGCGGTTATTTAGGTCAAGAGCCGACAACCGTGATTGATTTAACCGAAGATGCCCCTAAAATTATCCGTGAAGGATCAGGCGATATTACGCCGTTTAATTAA
- a CDS encoding Dyp-type peroxidase, which produces MATPQSGITLTHRKSGIFIEANVLNIEMFRPRIHTIQHQFQEIQQQFATEALGLTLAFGKALWSRLKANSATELKDFVALGKAEREYAPATQRDFLVHIQSNRPDINFSIALMVVEQLKEVAEIVEETHGFRWVEERDLTGFIDGTENPQTDEKLREVALVEEGEDAGGSYVLSQRYVHQLSKWHKMNTERQEQVIGRTKADSIELDDVPENSHVGRVDLKENGEGLKILRHSLPYGLASGDHGLYFIAFAKRLHNIDQQLKSMFGELDGKTDRLLGFTKAVSGSYYFAPSLEQLAAL; this is translated from the coding sequence ATGGCAACTCCACAATCCGGCATTACACTAACGCATCGTAAATCGGGCATTTTTATTGAAGCGAATGTGTTAAATATTGAAATGTTTCGTCCTAGAATTCATACCATTCAGCATCAATTTCAAGAAATTCAGCAGCAGTTTGCTACGGAAGCATTAGGGCTTACCCTTGCTTTCGGCAAAGCACTTTGGAGCCGGCTAAAGGCTAATTCCGCTACTGAATTAAAGGATTTTGTCGCACTAGGCAAAGCGGAACGAGAGTATGCGCCGGCAACCCAACGTGATTTTTTAGTACATATTCAATCAAATCGTCCGGATATTAATTTTTCTATCGCTTTGATGGTGGTGGAACAATTAAAAGAGGTGGCGGAAATAGTGGAGGAAACCCATGGTTTTCGTTGGGTGGAAGAGCGTGATTTAACCGGTTTTATTGATGGTACGGAGAATCCGCAAACCGATGAGAAATTGCGTGAAGTCGCTTTAGTTGAAGAGGGTGAAGATGCCGGCGGCAGTTATGTATTGAGCCAACGCTATGTTCATCAATTATCAAAATGGCATAAGATGAACACGGAGCGTCAGGAACAAGTTATCGGCAGAACAAAAGCGGATAGCATTGAGCTTGATGATGTGCCGGAAAATTCTCATGTAGGTCGTGTGGATTTAAAAGAAAACGGCGAAGGTCTGAAAATTCTACGCCACAGTTTACCGTACGGCTTAGCCAGTGGTGATCACGGATTATATTTTATTGCTTTTGCAAAACGTTTACACAATATCGACCAACAGCTTAAAAGTATGTTTGGTGAATTAGACGGTAAAACCGACCGCTTGTTAGGTTTTACCAAAGCGGTTTCAGGCAGTTACTATTTTGCTCCGTCGTTAGAACAATTGGCAGCATTATAA
- a CDS encoding anthranilate synthase component 1 yields MNFHTQQTQLPYYADTTAAFYHLCDNKPHTLLLDSAEIHSKNSLKSLLFAQSALHIYCDAQIVTFETLTENGKAVIPHIQAALEQLSPAPTCKVSAEFNRLSATFPPIAQNLDEDSKLKTSTVFDGLRCVSQLFADKADPIYLGGLFSYDLVAHFIPMDGIQLQDDGLRCHDYSFYLAEQLVFIDHQKQESVLHTFCFDETQQSRLQQQAVEFSQILAKYQPCELRLQIRTASDEVKTNIEDEAFKQIVQKLKYHIHIGDVFQIVPSRRFSLPCPNILAAYRQLKINNPSPYMFFMQGENFTLFGASPESALKYSQATRQLEIYPIAGSRPRGFDTNGNIDPELDSRLELELRLDQKELAEHLMLVDLARNDVARVCQAGTRKVVDLMQIDRYSQIMHLVSRVVGTLRTDLDALHAYQACMNMGTLTGAPKIKAMQLIYQVEQQKRHSYGGAVGYLTSHGDLDTCIVIRSAFVQNGIAYVQAGCGEVLDSDPQSEADETRHKAKAVLKAIAQVNTK; encoded by the coding sequence ATGAATTTCCATACTCAGCAAACACAACTTCCCTACTATGCAGATACCACCGCCGCTTTTTACCACCTCTGTGATAATAAACCGCATACGCTATTATTAGACTCTGCAGAAATCCACAGTAAAAACAGCCTAAAAAGTTTATTGTTCGCTCAATCTGCATTACATATTTATTGCGATGCACAAATCGTCACTTTTGAGACATTAACTGAAAACGGTAAAGCGGTTATTCCCCATATCCAAGCTGCATTGGAACAGTTATCACCGGCTCCGACTTGCAAAGTTTCAGCCGAATTTAACCGCTTATCAGCAACCTTTCCGCCCATTGCACAAAATTTAGATGAAGACAGCAAACTTAAAACCAGCACAGTGTTTGACGGTTTACGCTGTGTGAGCCAACTTTTTGCCGATAAAGCGGACCCGATCTATTTAGGCGGTTTATTTAGCTACGATTTGGTCGCCCATTTTATTCCGATGGACGGTATTCAACTACAAGATGACGGATTACGTTGCCACGATTACAGCTTCTATCTTGCCGAACAATTAGTGTTTATTGACCATCAAAAACAGGAATCGGTGTTGCACACTTTCTGTTTCGATGAAACCCAACAAAGCCGTTTACAGCAACAAGCGGTCGAATTTAGCCAAATTCTTGCAAAATATCAGCCTTGCGAATTACGCCTACAGATTAGAACGGCAAGTGATGAAGTGAAAACCAATATTGAAGATGAAGCCTTTAAGCAAATCGTTCAAAAGCTAAAATATCATATTCATATCGGTGATGTGTTCCAAATTGTGCCTTCACGCCGTTTTAGCTTACCTTGCCCGAATATTTTAGCCGCTTATCGTCAGCTCAAAATCAATAATCCAAGCCCGTATATGTTCTTTATGCAAGGCGAGAACTTTACTTTATTCGGTGCATCGCCCGAAAGTGCCTTGAAATATTCGCAAGCGACTCGTCAATTAGAAATTTATCCGATTGCCGGTTCTCGTCCGCGTGGTTTTGATACCAACGGCAATATCGATCCGGAATTGGACTCACGCTTAGAATTGGAATTACGTTTAGATCAAAAAGAATTGGCAGAACATCTAATGCTAGTTGATCTGGCTCGTAATGATGTCGCTCGTGTTTGCCAAGCCGGTACACGTAAAGTGGTTGATCTGATGCAAATCGATCGCTATTCACAAATTATGCACCTGGTCTCTCGAGTGGTTGGCACATTACGTACCGATTTAGATGCACTACACGCTTATCAGGCGTGTATGAATATGGGGACTTTAACCGGTGCGCCTAAAATTAAAGCGATGCAGTTAATCTATCAAGTGGAACAACAAAAACGCCACAGTTACGGCGGTGCGGTCGGTTACTTAACTTCGCACGGCGATTTAGATACCTGCATTGTGATTCGTTCTGCATTCGTGCAAAACGGCATCGCTTACGTACAAGCCGGTTGCGGTGAAGTATTGGATTCGGATCCGCAATCGGAAGCGGATGAAACACGTCATAAAGCGAAAGCCGTATTAAAAGCA